A single region of the bacterium genome encodes:
- a CDS encoding MFS transporter has protein sequence MEKNVKSSYKMILFFGIVSLCGDIVYEGARSIAGPFLFSLGATAVVVGFVSGIGEILSYGLRFFSGYIADRKKAYWFLTILGYGMIFFIPLLSFAHKLEIAIIFFILERIGKGIRTPARDTILSYASKNVGTGFGFGLHEFLDQIGAVLGPMIFTILLFSNKKYSAAFNILWIPYLILMVILFITKMKYPVPQELEKRTEEKDTNQVKKLPPIFYKYTIFTFFATSGFVNFQLISYHLKFKNVFSLAQIPLLYLIAMGIDGLTAIGIGKIYDKIKLKCLILIPLFSFLIPVFSFTESKLLVYFGIFIWAIVMGIHETIMRAAIADMIPVEKRGLSYGIFNIIYGSGIFIGGVVIGYLYQYVQKLIVPFVLVIEVIAFILFLNLIKKENQIVQ, from the coding sequence ATGGAAAAAAATGTAAAGAGTTCGTATAAAATGATTTTGTTTTTTGGGATTGTTAGTTTATGTGGAGATATTGTTTATGAAGGTGCCAGAAGTATAGCAGGACCGTTTCTATTTTCTCTCGGTGCAACAGCAGTTGTAGTGGGTTTTGTTTCAGGAATTGGAGAGATTTTAAGTTATGGATTGAGATTTTTTTCTGGATACATAGCAGATAGAAAAAAAGCATACTGGTTTCTTACAATTTTGGGATATGGAATGATTTTTTTTATTCCTCTTCTTTCCTTTGCTCATAAATTAGAAATAGCAATAATTTTCTTTATCCTTGAAAGAATTGGCAAAGGAATTAGAACACCTGCAAGAGATACAATTCTTTCTTATGCTTCAAAAAATGTAGGAACTGGTTTTGGATTTGGACTTCATGAATTTTTAGACCAGATTGGTGCTGTTTTAGGACCAATGATTTTTACTATACTTCTTTTCAGTAATAAAAAATATTCTGCTGCTTTTAATATTTTGTGGATTCCATATCTTATCCTTATGGTTATTCTTTTTATAACAAAAATGAAATATCCAGTCCCACAGGAACTTGAAAAAAGAACAGAAGAAAAGGATACAAATCAAGTAAAAAAATTACCTCCAATTTTTTATAAATATACTATTTTTACATTTTTTGCTACATCTGGTTTTGTTAATTTTCAACTTATTTCCTATCATTTAAAATTCAAAAATGTTTTTTCTCTTGCTCAAATTCCTTTGCTTTATCTTATTGCTATGGGAATTGATGGTCTTACAGCAATAGGAATTGGGAAAATTTATGATAAGATAAAATTGAAATGTCTGATTTTAATTCCTTTATTTAGTTTCCTTATTCCTGTTTTCTCTTTCACAGAAAGCAAATTACTTGTATATTTTGGAATTTTTATCTGGGCAATTGTAATGGGAATACATGAAACAATTATGAGGGCAGCAATTGCAGATATGATACCTGTTGAAAAAAGGGGATTGTCTTATGGGATATTTAATATAATTTATGGTTCGGGCATTTTTATTGGAGGAGTTGTAATTGGCTATTTATATCAATATGTGCAAAAACTTATTGTTCCTTTTGTTCTTGTAATTGAAGTTATTGCTTTTATTCTTTTTCTCAATTTAATCAAGAAAGAAAATCAAATTGTTCAATAA
- a CDS encoding putative toxin-antitoxin system toxin component, PIN family, which yields MKIVFDTNILIAAFISRGVCNELFEHCVCFHEIFISKFILTEFSENLINKFNFSKYEVNKAVQLLQSRLIIVTPKKLAENISRDPKDDFILATAIQGKCQCIISGDEDLLILKQYKGIDIVSPQDFWRYEKNK from the coding sequence ATGAAAATAGTATTTGATACCAATATTTTAATCGCTGCTTTTATTTCGCGTGGAGTATGTAACGAATTGTTTGAACATTGTGTTTGTTTTCATGAAATTTTTATTTCAAAATTTATCCTTACCGAATTTTCTGAAAACTTGATTAATAAATTTAATTTTTCTAAGTATGAAGTAAATAAGGCAGTTCAATTACTCCAAAGTCGTTTAATAATTGTAACTCCTAAAAAACTGGCAGAAAATATTTCTCGTGATCCAAAAGATGATTTTATCCTTGCTACTGCTATTCAGGGTAAATGCCAATGTATTATAAGTGGAGATGAAGATTTACTTATCTTAAAACAATATAAAGGAATTGATATTGTTTCTCCGCAGGATTTTTGGAGATATGAGAAAAACAAATAA
- a CDS encoding type II toxin-antitoxin system VapC family toxin — protein MNIFLDTCIFEYAQGKASIYKNPCLDILQAILDNKITPYTDTEVFQEIWYRHYRRDEDRGIGLLKDTLKIIKQNNILPITYRDITLAIELGKEYGNIIEPRDALHLAVMLKNHIDIICTVDKGIKAVKEITAIDPIDLEEQFKK, from the coding sequence ATGAATATATTTTTAGACACTTGTATTTTTGAGTATGCACAAGGCAAAGCAAGTATTTATAAAAATCCCTGTCTTGATATTCTTCAAGCAATTTTAGATAACAAAATTACTCCTTATACAGACACAGAAGTTTTTCAAGAAATTTGGTATAGGCATTATAGGAGAGATGAAGACAGAGGAATTGGGTTATTAAAAGATACCTTAAAAATAATTAAACAAAACAATATCTTACCAATAACTTATCGTGATATAACTTTAGCAATTGAACTTGGAAAAGAGTATGGAAATATAATTGAACCCAGGGATGCTTTGCATTTAGCAGTGATGCTTAAAAATCATATCGACATTATTTGTACGGTAGACAAAGGAATAAAAGCAGTCAAAGAAATCACCGCAATAGACCCTATTGATTTAGAAGAACAATTTAAAAAATAG
- a CDS encoding MFS transporter, whose protein sequence is MKNRYLLWCIFFFIFLGTSSSQPYINVYLKELGYSPIPLSFVLASVYFTMAFTEIFAPSILKKLGLKKGIMIGAPASCLFAFFLFAFKNLGIFILGAIIWGFGACILWASVHTMLLKISNENRYGIEIGYLRFFVQVGLLIGSFVLGQIAIISNFRNLFLVAFFFTFSGFLFTFFLEDVKTSFSKFNFNTAFSKKLTIFTIAMFISVFGYGLVVNQLNFFIAEKFSISFLSKIIVLFYLSAGILSFFGGKLIDKTGEIIIPFLFFLFSGLFLIIFSFYQSIPLSIFSIIFIGGLYEIVPIAITVRIGKIIPENKRANTISSTFLWRDFGIGASIFLLGLMRSKFTYQKNFIIMGIIFVLMGIVFIFSFKNEKKFN, encoded by the coding sequence TTGAAAAACAGATATTTATTATGGTGTATTTTCTTTTTTATATTTTTAGGGACGAGTTCTTCTCAACCATATATCAATGTATATCTTAAGGAATTAGGTTATTCTCCAATTCCTCTTTCATTTGTTCTTGCAAGTGTCTATTTTACAATGGCTTTTACTGAAATTTTCGCTCCATCTATTCTTAAAAAATTAGGTCTGAAAAAAGGAATAATGATTGGCGCTCCTGCCTCTTGTCTTTTTGCTTTTTTTCTTTTTGCCTTTAAAAATTTAGGTATATTTATTTTAGGTGCTATTATTTGGGGATTTGGAGCATGCATTCTATGGGCATCTGTTCACACAATGCTTCTTAAAATTTCAAATGAAAATAGATATGGAATTGAAATTGGATATCTTCGTTTTTTTGTTCAAGTTGGGCTTTTAATTGGTTCTTTTGTTTTAGGACAGATTGCCATAATAAGTAATTTTAGAAATTTATTTTTAGTCGCTTTCTTTTTTACTTTTTCTGGTTTTTTATTTACCTTCTTTTTAGAAGATGTGAAAACATCTTTTTCAAAATTTAATTTTAATACTGCATTTTCAAAAAAATTAACAATTTTTACCATTGCTATGTTTATAAGTGTTTTTGGATATGGTTTAGTTGTCAACCAACTTAATTTTTTTATTGCAGAAAAATTCTCAATTTCTTTTCTCAGTAAAATAATCGTCCTTTTCTATCTTTCAGCAGGAATTTTAAGTTTTTTTGGTGGTAAATTAATTGACAAAACTGGTGAAATTATTATACCTTTTCTTTTCTTCTTATTTTCAGGACTCTTTTTAATAATTTTTTCTTTTTATCAATCAATTCCTTTATCAATTTTTTCAATAATTTTTATAGGTGGGCTATATGAAATTGTTCCTATTGCAATAACGGTAAGAATTGGTAAAATTATCCCAGAAAATAAAAGAGCAAATACAATCTCTTCCACTTTTTTATGGAGAGACTTTGGAATTGGGGCAAGCATTTTCCTTTTAGGTCTTATGAGAAGTAAATTTACTTATCAGAAAAATTTTATTATAATGGGAATTATATTTGTTCTAATGGGTATCGTTTTTATCTTTTCTTTTAAAAATGAAAAAAAATTCAATTAA
- a CDS encoding J domain-containing protein, with amino-acid sequence MSIYEKIDNARKLLRLGENATIREIKEAYKNLCLKYHPDRCKERDKKKYEEMIRKLNESMEILLNYCVNYNISFKKEDIKKNTIDYQEYYFETFFDDLWRKNKK; translated from the coding sequence ATGTCAATATACGAAAAGATTGATAATGCCAGGAAATTGTTAAGACTTGGGGAAAATGCAACAATTAGAGAAATAAAAGAAGCATATAAAAATTTATGCTTAAAATACCATCCAGATAGGTGTAAAGAGAGAGACAAAAAGAAATATGAAGAAATGATAAGGAAATTAAATGAATCAATGGAAATACTATTGAATTATTGTGTTAATTATAATATTTCTTTTAAAAAAGAAGATATAAAGAAAAATACAATAGATTATCAGGAATATTATTTTGAGACATTTTTTGATGACTTATGGAGAAAAAATAAAAAGTGA
- a CDS encoding ribbon-helix-helix domain-containing protein — translation MRKIITVSIPEDMKKQIDKIAEEEGTTRSNIIKESLQNYLFIREFRTLRARMMKKSSRVYTDKDIFEQVS, via the coding sequence ATGAGAAAAATTATAACAGTAAGCATACCAGAAGATATGAAAAAACAAATTGATAAAATAGCCGAGGAGGAAGGAACAACTCGTAGTAATATCATAAAAGAATCATTACAAAACTATTTGTTTATCCGAGAATTTAGAACTCTGCGTGCAAGGATGATGAAGAAAAGTTCCCGTGTGTATACTGATAAGGATATTTTTGAACAGGTCTCATGA
- the radC gene encoding DNA repair protein RadC, with translation MKKNSIKYWPKDEKPREKLLRDGEHTLSDAQLLAILLRTGTKGESAVDLAMEIMNKFKSFRNMSHINLKKWEEIKGLGEAKICQIKAAIEIGRRMQEQVLKEKRIKIKNPEDAVKFILPRMRDLKFEIFKVLHLDAKNRIFEMSEIEQGTINQANPIIRNIFQKAIENFSCCLICVHNHPSGDPQPSQEDIEFTNQLKKSGEILGIKVLDHIIIGDNSYYSFASNRQSSFKVSSNE, from the coding sequence ATGAAAAAAAATTCAATTAAATATTGGCCAAAAGATGAAAAACCGAGAGAAAAATTATTAAGAGATGGTGAACATACTCTTTCTGATGCTCAACTTCTTGCAATTCTTTTAAGAACAGGTACAAAAGGAGAAAGTGCAGTTGACCTTGCAATGGAAATAATGAATAAATTTAAGTCATTCAGAAATATGAGCCATATAAATTTAAAAAAATGGGAAGAAATAAAAGGACTGGGAGAAGCAAAAATCTGTCAGATAAAAGCAGCAATTGAAATTGGAAGAAGAATGCAAGAACAGGTTCTAAAAGAAAAAAGAATAAAAATAAAAAATCCAGAAGACGCTGTAAAATTTATTTTACCAAGGATGAGAGACCTTAAATTTGAGATTTTTAAGGTCTTACATTTAGATGCAAAAAATAGAATTTTTGAAATGTCCGAAATTGAACAAGGGACTATAAATCAGGCAAATCCAATCATAAGAAACATTTTTCAGAAAGCAATTGAAAATTTTTCCTGCTGTCTTATTTGCGTTCATAACCATCCATCGGGTGACCCACAGCCAAGTCAGGAAGATATTGAATTCACCAACCAACTTAAAAAAAGTGGGGAAATACTTGGAATAAAAGTTTTAGACCATATAATTATTGGTGATAACTCATATTATAGTTTTGCAAGTAATAGACAATCAAGTTTTAAAGTCAGTAGTAATGAATAA
- the larE gene encoding ATP-dependent sacrificial sulfur transferase LarE translates to MNKLYIIPHLKGKIKVEEENRTMEEKIKKLKGILKNLQNVIVSYSGGVDSSFLLEVAVETIGKENVIAVISISDIFTKEEKDFAEKFCASCGVRYIKIKTNQLQNKNFIKNLPDRCFWCKKELFEKMEKIRRKNKFNYIIDGTNKNDENDYRPGEKAKKIFNVLSPLKEVDITKEEIRKYSKKIGLPTWNKPQMSCLATRIPYGEKITREKLKRIEEGEKFLISLGFKIVRIREHEEIARIEVDKQKIEKLVKMKEKVVKKLKTLGYKYITVDLDGYRSGSMNEVIKISNRAG, encoded by the coding sequence ATGAATAAACTCTATATAATCCCCCATTTGAAGGGAAAAATAAAAGTTGAAGAAGAAAACAGGACAATGGAAGAGAAAATAAAAAAATTAAAAGGGATTCTTAAAAATTTACAAAATGTTATTGTATCTTATTCAGGTGGGGTTGATAGTTCTTTCCTTTTGGAAGTAGCAGTTGAAACAATTGGAAAAGAAAATGTTATTGCAGTAATTAGCATATCTGATATTTTTACCAAAGAAGAAAAGGACTTTGCAGAAAAATTTTGTGCCAGTTGTGGAGTAAGATACATTAAAATAAAGACAAACCAACTTCAAAATAAAAATTTTATAAAAAATCTTCCTGATAGATGTTTCTGGTGTAAAAAAGAGTTATTTGAGAAAATGGAAAAAATAAGAAGAAAGAATAAATTTAATTATATAATTGATGGAACAAACAAAAATGACGAAAATGATTATAGACCCGGGGAGAAAGCAAAAAAAATTTTTAATGTCCTTTCTCCATTAAAAGAGGTTGACATAACAAAAGAAGAAATAAGAAAATATTCAAAAAAAATTGGATTACCTACCTGGAATAAACCACAAATGTCCTGTCTTGCAACAAGAATTCCTTATGGAGAAAAAATAACAAGAGAAAAATTAAAAAGAATTGAAGAAGGAGAAAAATTTTTAATTTCTCTTGGTTTTAAAATTGTTAGAATTCGTGAGCATGAAGAAATTGCGAGAATAGAAGTAGACAAACAGAAAATTGAAAAACTGGTAAAAATGAAAGAAAAAGTTGTAAAAAAACTAAAAACACTCGGTTATAAATATATAACAGTTGACCTTGATGGATATAGAAGTGGAAGTATGAATGAAGTTATAAAAATATCTAACCGCGCGGGTTGA
- a CDS encoding transketolase gives MGRFEKEKLEKDELEKLENLSKICKGDILTMTTLANSGHPGGAISSLDIFLTTWYFANISPESIDLQERDKIIVSHGHTSAAVYSVLGRLGFFDIDIALSTFRLGGSIFEGHVVRKVPGIEWGTGNLGQGLSAGCGFALSDKIHNRDSYTFVLMSDGEQTKGQVGEARRFAVKYGLNNITVIIDYNKLQISGNIEKIMPCRIYENYKADGWEVIDGVDGHDFNSLYDAIKNSIEIKRPVCIIAQTVMGKGISFMENQHKYHGKPLNEEEYKKAIDELGISVDLDKYKQLRKKKWEYPERKFYFSPKIEKGNPIIYKEKTDNRTAYGKALDDIAKLNVGNEYPIVVFDCDLSSSVKTDYFEKDFPERFFQVGVQEHNAATIAGAISTDKVISFFSDFGVFGVDETYNQQRLNDQNFTNLKLVCTHLGLDVGEDGKTHQCIDYIGVLRNIFGFKIVIPADPNQTDKVIRYISDKEGNWFVGMGRSKLPIITKENGEIYFGDNYNIQYGKCDLIREGKDGYILTYGCMVYRAIEIVEELKKDGISIGVINFPFPAEIDKEIMEKALKTSFLITYEDHHIDTGLSLTVGIYLSENGYNGKFYRKGVTNYGASGQPDELLKRFGMDIESMVSFIKDKLENKNG, from the coding sequence ATGGGAAGATTTGAAAAAGAAAAATTGGAAAAGGATGAATTAGAAAAATTAGAAAATTTAAGTAAGATATGTAAAGGGGATATTTTAACAATGACAACTCTTGCGAATTCAGGACATCCCGGAGGAGCAATTTCATCTCTTGATATATTTTTAACTACATGGTACTTCGCAAATATCTCCCCAGAAAGTATTGATTTACAAGAAAGAGATAAAATTATTGTAAGTCATGGGCATACATCTGCTGCTGTTTATTCTGTTTTAGGGCGATTAGGATTTTTTGATATAGACATCGCACTTTCAACTTTCCGACTTGGTGGAAGTATTTTTGAAGGTCATGTTGTCCGAAAAGTTCCAGGTATTGAGTGGGGAACAGGAAATTTAGGACAGGGACTTTCTGCTGGTTGTGGTTTTGCTTTATCTGATAAAATTCATAATAGAGATAGTTATACATTTGTTTTAATGAGCGATGGAGAACAGACAAAAGGACAAGTAGGAGAGGCAAGGAGGTTTGCAGTAAAATATGGTCTGAATAACATTACAGTTATCATTGATTATAATAAATTACAAATAAGTGGAAATATTGAAAAAATTATGCCATGTAGAATATATGAAAATTATAAAGCAGACGGATGGGAAGTTATTGATGGTGTTGATGGGCATGATTTTAACTCTCTTTATGATGCAATTAAAAATTCAATTGAAATTAAAAGACCTGTTTGTATAATTGCTCAAACAGTTATGGGAAAAGGTATTTCTTTTATGGAAAATCAGCATAAATATCATGGAAAACCATTAAATGAAGAAGAATATAAAAAAGCAATTGATGAATTGGGAATTTCAGTTGATTTAGATAAATATAAACAATTAAGAAAGAAAAAATGGGAATATCCAGAAAGAAAGTTTTATTTCTCTCCAAAAATTGAAAAAGGTAATCCCATTATATATAAAGAAAAAACAGATAATAGGACTGCCTATGGAAAAGCGCTTGACGATATAGCAAAATTAAATGTTGGAAATGAGTATCCAATTGTTGTTTTTGATTGTGACTTATCTTCAAGTGTAAAAACAGATTATTTTGAAAAGGACTTTCCTGAAAGATTCTTTCAGGTTGGAGTTCAGGAACATAATGCTGCTACCATTGCAGGAGCAATTTCAACTGATAAGGTCATAAGTTTCTTTTCTGATTTTGGTGTTTTTGGAGTTGATGAGACATATAATCAACAACGGCTTAATGACCAGAATTTTACAAACTTAAAACTTGTCTGCACTCATTTAGGCCTTGATGTAGGAGAAGATGGGAAAACGCATCAATGTATTGATTATATTGGAGTTTTAAGGAATATTTTTGGATTTAAAATAGTAATACCAGCAGACCCAAATCAAACAGATAAAGTTATAAGATATATTTCAGATAAAGAGGGAAATTGGTTTGTTGGAATGGGAAGGTCAAAATTACCAATTATTACAAAAGAAAATGGGGAAATTTATTTTGGAGATAACTACAATATTCAATATGGAAAATGTGATTTAATAAGAGAAGGTAAAGATGGTTATATTTTGACTTATGGATGTATGGTTTATAGAGCAATAGAAATAGTTGAAGAATTAAAAAAAGATGGAATTTCTATTGGAGTTATAAATTTCCCATTTCCAGCAGAAATTGATAAAGAAATTATGGAAAAAGCATTAAAAACATCTTTTTTAATTACTTATGAAGACCACCATATAGATACAGGACTTTCTTTGACAGTTGGAATTTACCTTTCTGAAAATGGATATAATGGTAAATTTTACAGAAAAGGAGTTACAAATTATGGTGCTTCAGGACAACCAGATGAATTGTTAAAAAGATTTGGAATGGATATTGAAAGTATGGTTTCTTTTATAAAAGACAAACTTGAAAATAAAAATGGATAA
- a CDS encoding ribbon-helix-helix protein, CopG family — protein MIKEEKEEMVKTQIILTSEQYKVLRNLAKERDVSMAALIREAVENAYIKKVDYQEQLEALKRISSRKGDVSDWETMKKEIREGFIGKE, from the coding sequence ATGATTAAAGAAGAAAAAGAAGAAATGGTAAAAACTCAAATTATTTTAACATCAGAACAATATAAGGTATTGCGAAATCTTGCCAAAGAAAGAGATGTTTCTATGGCTGCTCTTATCAGGGAAGCAGTGGAAAATGCCTATATTAAAAAAGTTGATTATCAGGAACAATTAGAAGCATTGAAACGCATATCTTCTCGAAAAGGAGATGTTTCTGACTGGGAAACAATGAAAAAAGAAATTAGAGAAGGATTTATAGGAAAGGAGTAA